In the Candidatus Latescibacter sp. genome, AATTTGCTTTCGTTTGTTTTTCATCTATATAACGCGTTTTATAAATTGTGTATGTAAAACAAAATATTTTATTGCGTCTCTTTTCAAAATAGATGCCGAAACGGTTGCAAAAAGATGCGCTGCGCTTTCATCGTTCCCGCGAAGCGGCAACAAGTTCGGCATGACACATGTCATCCTGAACTCGTTTCAGGATATAAACACTCAAAACATGCGCAATTATTTATGTCGTCTTGTATATAATTCTTGTTTTTTCCCTTTGTGCCTTTGCTCCTTTGCCCCTTCGTACCTTTCTTCTAACTTTGTCTCTCTGTCACTTTGCAGCTTCTTTTTATACTTTTTCCGGCACAACAAACGGCTTCCTATAGTTCCGGCTGACCAGATCATTTGCCTCTGCGTCTCCGATAAACTGCTCCTTTACCGGATCGAAAATCAATGTGCGGCCGGTACGATAAGCGATATTGCACTGGTGGCACATGGCAGCGGCAAGGTGTCCTTCAAGGATGTCGGAGGCAAGAGATTCCCGTTTCCGTGAGCGCACACATTCGATGAAATTGATAAAATGCGGGTCAACATCTGCTCTTTGCGTACCGGAAGTAGGAAATTTTTCAGCAGCCTCCGCACGGTTCATGGTTACCGCCGGCTCTTTCTCACGGCCGTGATATACAGCCCAACTGCCTCCTGCCAGGTCAAGTTTCATCCATCCCTCGGAGCCGTAAAGGAGCATCCCTTCACGCACGGTGTCATCGTAGTTGGTGTAAAGCCCCCGAATTTCTAGCTGGAACAGGGTGCCGTCGGGATATTCCATACAGGAAATCTGGGTGTTGGGCGTTTCCTGGTCGCTGTCGAAAACATAGAAGCCGCCCATGCTCTGGATTGTACGGGGGAGTTCTTTTTTTTGCAGGAACCAGCGCGCAAGATCGGTGAAATGCGGACCATTGTTGCCGGTTTCTCCGTTTCCGGTATCCCAGAACCAGTGCCAGGTATAGTGGAAACGGTTGTCATAGAAGGGGCGCCAGGGCGCCGGCCCCAGCCAGGTATCGAAATGCACTCCTTCCGGCACAGGCGCCACTTTCCCCCTGCCGATGCTCTCGCGGGGGCGATAAATGATTCCGCGGATCATATACACCTTGCCTAGTTTGCCAGTGTGAACGAAATCCGCCGCCGATCGGCCCAGAGGGCTTGACCGGTGCTGGCTGCCGGTTTGCACGATACGGTTGTACCGGCGGGCGGCTTCCACTGCTTTCCGGCCCTCGAAAATATTGTAGGAAGCCGGTTTTTCCACATAGACATCCTTGCCGGCCTGGCAGGCCCAAACGGCAGCCAGGGAATGCCAGTGATTGGGAGCGGCTATGGAAATTACATCCACATCTTTATCTTCCAGCACCCGGCGGATATCGGTCTGGGTTCTCGGCTTTCTGCCCGACGATTTCTCCAAATCAGCAACTGCTTTGGGAAACAGGCGCTCATCCACATCGCAGAGTACAGTTACCTGCACATTTGGTATGCGGGAAAAATTTTTGATATGGTCGGATCCGCGGCTGTGGATACCCATGACCGCGACATTGATTCTTTCATTGGGGCTGTTTTGCGCCAGTGCGCCTGTAATCCAGGGAGCTGCTCCCAAACCGGCTGCGGCGCCTAAAGTCCGGAGAAAAGCACGGCGATTCGACATTGATTCCATAGTAACACTCCCTGTTAGGGTGTATTATCAGCCGGTGGTTTTTTCCGTATAAAATATATTCCTATCGCCAGAATGACCACCAGCATGATAATTATTGGCAGAAGACCGGATGGGCTCT is a window encoding:
- a CDS encoding Gfo/Idh/MocA family oxidoreductase — encoded protein: MESMSNRRAFLRTLGAAAGLGAAPWITGALAQNSPNERINVAVMGIHSRGSDHIKNFSRIPNVQVTVLCDVDERLFPKAVADLEKSSGRKPRTQTDIRRVLEDKDVDVISIAAPNHWHSLAAVWACQAGKDVYVEKPASYNIFEGRKAVEAARRYNRIVQTGSQHRSSPLGRSAADFVHTGKLGKVYMIRGIIYRPRESIGRGKVAPVPEGVHFDTWLGPAPWRPFYDNRFHYTWHWFWDTGNGETGNNGPHFTDLARWFLQKKELPRTIQSMGGFYVFDSDQETPNTQISCMEYPDGTLFQLEIRGLYTNYDDTVREGMLLYGSEGWMKLDLAGGSWAVYHGREKEPAVTMNRAEAAEKFPTSGTQRADVDPHFINFIECVRSRKRESLASDILEGHLAAAMCHQCNIAYRTGRTLIFDPVKEQFIGDAEANDLVSRNYRKPFVVPEKV